CATCTTCCACCCACACTGCTACATCGAATGGCTGAAGATGGAAACCTATATGGAAGTCTTCAAAGTGAACCTCATTGGTTTGATTGAGTTGACCTTGAGCATGCTTCCCTTGGTGAGGAGAGCACGTGGGAGGATTGTTAATGTCTCCAGCATTCTGGGAAGAATTGCTTCCTTTGGAGGAATCTACTGTAGCTCCAAGTATGGAGTAGAAGCCTTTTCAGATATTCTGAGGTAACGCTCTTAagttaaaacaaaagcaacaaatatGTCATAGGCACTGTGCTAATTGCTTTTGcctacattattttatttcattactcCAAAAATCTTGATTTATAGATATTATTACTAGTTTGTTTTatataggaaactgaggctccgatTTAAGTCTCTTTCCCAAAGTTCACTGGCCGCAACTCAGATTTGGCAGAACCGTGTTTTGGCTGTAGGTCTTTGTTTCCTTCCACCACATCACACTTTGATTCTCAAGATTTAACCttgataaaatttcatttctcagggcacctgggtaattCACACGGTTAAGCAAGcgtcatatcccagggtcctgggatcaagccccacatcggcctccctgctcagcggggagtctgcttctctctctgcctgcttctccccgccttgtactctctgtgtcaagtaaatacataaaatttttaaaaaaaatttcatttctgaagagaagatgactgtcttctttcctctttacAGTGAGCCTGTCCTTGTCTCTCCATGGTGACTCTCTTTGTCTCTGGGCACTCATCTGCTTTACTCTGtatctcttttctttatctaAGCACTTCTTTTCTTAGACCTTCCGTTCGTCCTCCATGGCCCATTATGGCCCTGGGTTTACCTCCTGGCTTTTTTTCAGGCACTGTTTCAGGCATGTGTTGCTCTGTCAGCTGCTTCCTTTTTATATTTCCCTTTACCTTTTCATTCCTAAGAGGGAGGACTCTGTtagctttgtttattttctgtgtgtgccaGGTGACCTATTCTGTGACATTTTCGTGTgctttattatgtgccaggcactgttgtgaGTACTTCACATCTAACaggtcatttaattttcatagcaACCCAATGAGgaaggtcttatttttttttttttttaaagattttatttatttatttgtcagagagacagcgagcgagagcgagcacaggcagacagagaggcaggcagagtcagagggagaagcaggctccctgcggagcaaggagcccgatgtgggactcgatcccaggacgctgggatcatgacctgagccgaaggcagctgcttaaccaactgagccacccaggcgtccccgaggAAGGTCTTATTTTTATCcttagtgtgtgtgtgaggaaacAGGGGCAGAGATTAGTAGGTCGCTATGGTCATAACACAGGTAGTAATAGACAGAGCCACTCTCCAAGGCTAAGCAGGGCTCTCTCCTCCCAGCAGGTACCCTCCCTGGTCCAGTTAGCTGGGGACACGATGGGGTAGTCACATGGCACAAAATATTGCCACACATACTCTCTGTTAAGCAGGAACTGACTTTAGGGCAGTTTCATTCTTGGAAATGAGCTGTGAGTATTTTAGGCACCATGTATTAGcttcctatggctgctgtaatttttttttttttaattttaaaaaattttttaaagattttatttatttatttgacacagagagatcacaagtaggcagagaggcaggcagagagagaggaagggaagcaggctccccactgagcagagagcctggtgcggggcttggggctcgatcccgtgatcctgggatcatgaccggagctgaaggcagaggctttaacccactgagctacccaggcgcccctcttttcttttttaagattttatttttttaagtaatttccacacccaacgtggggcttgaactcacagccccaagatcaagagtcacatgctctgccgactgagccagccaggtgtcctgtgGCTGCTATAATTTGGAGTGTCtgaaaacaacacatatttattccctcacagttctggaggctgaagtctgaaatcagtgtTACTGGGCCCAAATCAAGTTGTTGACAGGGCCAggttccttctgaaggctctaggggagaatctgttccatgcctcttcCAGCATCTATGGGCTGTCAGTATTCCTTGGCTTGTTGCtacatcactccagtctctgcctccaagGTCACATTGCCTTCTGTTCCTCTGTGGGCCTTcaactctgcctctgtctctcttatAAAGATAGTTGTGATtgtgggcacctggtggctcagtcggttaagcatctgcctttggctcaggtcatgattgcagggtcctgggatcagaatccacatcagtctctctgctcagcagggagtctgcttctccctttcctccttgcttatgctctcttttgctatctctctctctcaaataaataaataaaatatttaaaaaaaaggtagttgTGATTGCACACCCATATTATCTAGTATAATCTCCCtgtctcaagatccttaatttaatcacaacTTCAGGGTACCACAtgggttccagggattaggacccagtatctttgggggccattatttAGCTTATCACGTGCCATGACCGGTAGGTTTCTCTCATAATACGCATATTGTATTATCTGCCTAGGAAGGGAATAGGGAAATAATTGAAGTCATGCGAGTTGTCACCATGGGACAGGTGCCTTGCTTGGCTTCCAGCCTAACTTACCTTCTGTCTGCCTCCACggggctgctgcctgtgtttcaCTGGTGTCTCAGACCCCTTGACTCATTCTCAGACCAAGAGCAAAGAATGGCCTTCCAATGTtcaaatcatgatttttttttagaaaattccaGTGTGCTCTAATTGTGCTAAGGCCAAACAGGGAAAGGAAGTTCTGGCCCACACATGAGCTGGACTTTAAGAGGGAATGCAGATCTCACGGTGTGATGGGAATCACAGTGAGGAAGCCGCTAGGGGAAGTGAAATTCTAGGGCAGAAGCACCATGGCCTTACACAGCCCTCTCTCTTTTCCAGCACACACAGCCATTGACAGTTTTTCTCTGAGGCCCTACCATGGAAAGTTTTAGATTTTGCTTTGATAAGGGAGGCTTTTCCTTTAGAAAAGTCGTTTTTAACCTCTAGGTTGCCTCAAAGCCTGGATGGCTTATTCACACAGATTGTCAGGTCTCATCCCCAGAGTTCCTGACTTAATAAATCTGGACTAGAGCCCagtaatttgtatttctaacaggCTCCCAGATGTTGCCATTtatctggggaccacactttgagaaccattcaGAGCTTTAGGGGGTCATGATGCTATGTGTTTTACCTTCTTATGGACCAATTATTACAAACATTTCTCCTTGAAATCAGCTTGGGCTTCACCTTTTTCAGTGAGGCCACTTCAGCCTCCAGATTAGGGAACACCCCTCATCACTGTCCCCAAACACCTAGACTATACCTCTCCCATGGTACACAATGCCATCTTATTTCACTTGGTGAAGGcagtacttagcacagtgcctggtacataccCAGCTCCCGGTAAGGATTCTGGAACTCTTTGTTGAACTAACCTGAATATTCTGGAATGACCAATGACTTGTAATTTTCGTGCCCACCTCAGATTCCATTAATGGTCTTTTGTAGTCTTTGAATATATAGTAATTCCATGCTTCTGCAGGTCCAGTTCCCACTATCTGGTATTCTGTTCTTCCCCTTTCATCACGCAGAAATGTCCTCTTTATCCTTCAAGGCTCAAGTGAAACAGTCTCTCCTCAttgaagccttccttgactccCTCAGAaactctctgcctcctcctctctacTTATGTAGCCCCTTGAATATCTCTCCTTTAtaattcttcttatttatttaaaaagattatttatttatttatttgacagagagagagatcacaagtagacagagaggcaggcagagagagaggaggaagcaggctccctgctgagcagagagcccaatgcggctgagatcatgacctaacccgaaggcagaggctaaacccactgagccacccaggcgcccctataattcttttttttttttttttaaaggttatttgtttattgatttgacagagagagagagaagagagcacaagcaggggtagcagcagaggaagagggagaagcaggctccctgctctgctgggatcaccacccgagctgaaggcagatgctcgaccctctgaatcacccaggcgcccctgtaattctTTTGAGTTGTGTTAACAATGATTTGCTTACTTGTCAGACTCACTCactgtgagcttttttttttttttaagatttttaaaaaatttatttatttgacagacagatcacaagtaggcagagaggcaggcagagagggagaggggaggaagcaggctccctgccgagcaggaagcccaataagaggcttgatcccaggatcctgggatcataacctgagccgaaggcagaggctttaacccactgagccacccaggtgcccctcattgtgAGCTTCTGAGGCAAGCAACTGAGTCTTAATTTTCTGAGATTGTGCATGTAAGATGCTTAGCGCAGTAGCTGCCATAAAAATGCTgactttctttgttcttccttgtGTCCTTCATGGATCCCCTGTCTAAAACAGGGTAGGGACTTCATGACTCTGTGAAAAAAATGGATGTAGAATTGAATGGTTCTGGTAGTTTGTATAATCATGTCCCCATTGTTGGAcctaggaaattaaaaacatttttttttccttttcctctctgtttctttatccTTCAAAATATTCAgtagagatgtttttaaaaacttgttttgttttcctccatgAGGGCACTGAAGTCATGTCTTTCAATCAAAAGAGTtaactcctggggcgcctgggtggctcagtggtttaagcctctgccttagctcaggtcatgatcttggggtcctgggatcaagctccacatcgggctctctgctcagcggggagcctgcttctccctctctctctgcctgcctctctgtctacttgtgatctctctctgtgtgtcaaagaaataaataaaatcttaaaaaaaaaaaaaaagagttaactcCAGGGTTTGTATTTTCAGGCGTGAGCTTCAACATTTTGGGGTGAAAATTAGCATAGTTGAGCCTGGCTACTTCAGAACTGGAATGACAGAGTTGCAGCGGTGCCTGGAGAAACTCAAGCAAGCCTGGGAAGAAGTCCCTGAACATGTTAAAGAAGCCTATGGACAGAAGTTTTTTGATGCCCGtgagcttttcttttcctaagatAATGGCTAACCTTGCCTGAGAAGGGGAAAAGAGGGTTGGTGAAGAATGGTGAAGATGGGCAGGTCCTCTGAGAACAAAGCTCCTTAAACAAAGCCTTCGCAGGATAGGAGGTGTTGGGTAAGGTCCCATGGCCCTCATCGTTGGCTTGGTGATGGCTTTCATGGCTGAGAAGAGGTTGTATGGACAGCCTAGGGCCAATGCTCATTCTGCCCTGTTACGTATGGGCTGGGCCATCTACGTACTAGGGAGGCAGGCTAGAGGCCTGGAACCTCTGGGTCTTGAGAGGGGTGTGCGCTTCTGTAGTCTGGCAGGACTGGTGTGGGAGGCCTGCACAACTGAAGTACAGCCTTCAGTATTGTCTACCCCTTTAGTAATAAAGGGCCCAGGCACAAACTCCATGCCTTattgttgggggagggaggggtgtgggtaGAGAGGACTAGGTGAAGGCCAGCTTTGCAAGGCTTTATTGGCCGAGGCCAGAGACTGGACCCCACGTGCAGTGCAGTCTTCAGGAGCCTCCTGGGAGTGAGATGGTTCAATGTCTGTAAGAATGGCATTCTTATGACTAAAAGAGGAGGCAGTTTGGGGGTAGAGGTAAAGCAGCCTTCTTCATAGGAGTAAGTCATTCACCTTGGTGTGGGGTTCCATCTTCCTGGGGGAAGCGATGGTTTTTCTTCACACAAAGGAGTCAGCAGCTTGCCAAGGCCAAAGGGAGCAGCTCGCCTTTCAAAAAGGTACCCTGTGATGGGTGGGTCCCAGCAGCCCAGGCACTGGCTTTGAGTGATACTGTAGTCCggagaaaagaaggcagacagAGGTGCAGACAGAAGACTCCGACCTCCAGCACTGTCATTCTGTCATTCACAGACATTCTGGGTGCATCAGGCCCAAGAGGGTCACGATTAGCAGAGGGGGGGAAAATTGAATCAAGAAAAAAGCTGTCACAAAACAGTGCTTGAGCCTCTCAGAACTCATAGCAAGCTAGGGAAATATCGTTCCCAACATGGCAGAGGGCCAGCTGTAGTTATAAACTCTTCCCTGTCTAAGGTTTTAAACTGtattagggaattttttttcccatctggaTACATAGAGTTTGACAAtagaaattaagaggaaaatagaatttattgcAGTGACTATACATAAAAgtacatatagatataaaaggagatatatatatatatatatatatgtctgtcaTGATTTAAAAGTAgttacaggatgcctgggtggctcatcagttaagtgtctgccttcagctcaggtcatgatcctagggtctgaGTCCCGAGTTGGCTTGCTGCTCCTACTGCTTGTGGTCACGctctgtcatgctctctctctgacaaataaataaaatcttttaaaaaaagaatataaaaggaaTTGGAATTGTTCAAAGAGTTATTATCAATATAAAGTTGTTAATaaggtattttttattctttttcttattggtcCTTTAAAATTggtgtatattttatacttatagcaTATCTTAACTTGGATGCTAAATTTTCCTAGGAAATACTTCATCTGTAGATTAAGAAAATTTAGAGTCACTGgagcattatttataagaatataaattacCTTATTAACAATTTCACAATGATAACAAATACTGAAATGGTAGTATTTTGGATATGGAGgattaaataactatttttttttaaagattttatttatttatttggcagacagagattacaagtaggcagagagtcaggcagagagagaggaggaagcaggttccccgctgagcagagaaccagatgcggggctccaggatcctgaggccatgacctgagccaaaggcagaggctttaacccaatgagccacccaggcgccccaaataactatattattaaaattaatttcatgtggttttttttttgaggatttgatttaattatttgacagacggagtccataagtcggcagagaggcaggcaaagagagaggggggagcaggctggcCGCGGAGCatagagccagatgcggggctccatcctaggaccctgggaccatgacctgagccgaaggcagaggctttaatccactgacccacccaggcgctcctcgtgtgtttcctttttaaaatatttttaacttttaaatttttttaaatttattttttgaaaagatttttatttattaatttattggacagaaaaagaaacagcgagagaggaatCCAaggggggggagtgggagagggagaagcaagcttcctgctgagcaggaagcctgatttgagtctccatcccaggacactgggattatgacccaaactgaaggcagctgcccaaccatctgaaccacccaggtgcccccgttttcttttttttttaagtggcaacTAGAAAATTTAAGATTACATATGTGGGtctcattattatttctattggATAACACTGTAGATTATTCTGATCCATGGACAACtccaaaaatactaaaatgttttccagaaatagatttgagttttaaaatgaaaattaattaaaatttaaaaattcagtttttagtcATACTAGCTATATTTTAGGTCTTCAATAGCTACATTTGGCTAATGGCTGTCACTGGGAAGCATAGATCTACAGCCTAATCCTTGTAGAAATCAAATGTCGTTAGATTTCTGTGGCTGTATAGCAGGGTCTTAACcttaaaatataaggaataaagattttatttatttatttgacagacagagatcacaggtagtcagagaagcaggcagagagagaggaggaagcaggctccctgctgagcagagagcccaatgcagggctcatcccagggccctgctgggatcatgacctgagccgaaggcagaggctttaacccattgagctatctaggcacccctaaaatacaAGGAATAAGATTGgtgcacctgcgtggctcagttggtgaagtgtttgcctttggctcagggcatgatctcagggtcttgggattgagcccttgtgtcaggctccctgctcagtgggcagcctgattctccatctctctctgcccctcttccccgctcatgctctctttctctctcaaataaataaataagatcttgttaaaaaaaaaccgCAAGGAATAAGATGGCTGACCACCATTTCTCTGTTTGTATACAGATTACAATGGCGTCAAACAAGAGCTGTTGAAATGTAGCACAAACCTGAACCTGGTCACTGACTGCATGGAACATGCTTTGACGTCTGTGTATCCCCGCACTCGATACTCAGCTGGTTGGGATTCTCAGttttttttcattcctctctCCTATTTACCTACATCACTGTCAGACTACATACTGACTAGGTCCTGGCCCAAACCAGCCCAGGCTGTCTAAAGAAAACTGGTTTGATTGCTCTTGAAATGAAGAAGACGAAAGTCCGAAATTGATAATTAGTGTCTCAGTACTCCTTATTAGGAACTAACATGTTTATAGTCCAGATATCCAAAGCTTATTCCTTGAggaatttttactattttaagaattttttgatgagaatatttccaaaatacatcATTCTTCTTTGCCTGTTaaacagaataaacagaaaataattcaacttgttttggtattatttctttatgttaatGAATAGTTCTGGGCTATGATAACACTATTGCTTGAGGACTATTTAGAAATATATGGGCttctttatccttattttactatggtactttttttttctactctggtacttttaataaatatttcattttgctttcttctctgtttgcCAGCTATTTTTGATGATGTTTcttcttgtttaaaaataaaagatttttaattttgtaaatgaaaataatacacacacacacacacacacgcacacacacagttaAATGTTCCATTAATActcaaaagcttaaaaataaaaaacaacagttTCCCACGCTTCATTGCTGCTCCTCAGAGGTAAATGCTTTCAACTTTTACCTATTTCTTCTGGTATCAACCTCTATATTTCTAAGTAATATACcgttatttcttgatttattaagTTTAGACATTCTCAATTGATTTCCCACTAAGAAAAATCCTGTTGATTTTCCTATTAGTTTATTTATACCACTTTCCTGACCATTTCCTGTatcccaatattttaaataaaattttatcttattttcagtAATTAATAGTGTTTGCATTGTTAAGTATGTGAATATTGCTTACTGTTCagtcaaatatttttcctttataataccatctttttgtttttcttagagttAATTATTGCCTTGCTTTTTTACttgcagtattttaaatttactttaattttttttggttcttgCAGATGTCAGAACACTATCAGTAGTATTTTTAGATAGTTAAACAGATTATCATTCCATTTCATCTGATCCAATAAAGGATCACACTTTGATTTAGTTGTTATGTCCCTGTTCTCTGATTTAACCTATAATATTTTCTTCACTTCAAAAAAGAATCTTTTATAATACggacatttttgaaaagtattagTTATTTTGTAAAGCATGTCCTCATGATCAGATCTGGGTTATGCATTTTGGCAGAAATGCCACAGAAGTAATACGGAGTCCCTCTCAATGCATCATATCAGTGGGCATAGATGTCAGTTTATTTCATTATTGGTGATGTTTTTAAGTTTGAACCTTTGGTTAAAATAGAGTCTgccaaggagcacctgggtggctcagttgattgtctgccttcagcttaggttgtgcTCCTagcatcctgagattgagctccacattgggctctcagctcagcgggacatctacttcttcctctcctctggcttgtgctgtctctctctctctctcaaataaataaaaatctttttttaaaaaaatggagtctctccactgtaaagttaatttttttcttttgtaactaaTAAATAATTTGTGAGGATATTTTGAGATTATCTAAATGTCCTGTTCCTCATCAAACTTTTACCtactaattttagaattattaatgattctttttaaaatcagttattaCTATGATGATTATGAATGATTTTTAACTCCCTCATTCCATCTACATTTACAAGTTGAAATTTccatctcctttatttttttatttattgtaagaaTGGACTcatggggtcacctgggtggcacaggcagttgagcctctgccttcggttcaagtaATGATCCTagagacctgggattgagccccacgttgggctccctgctcagtggggagtctgcttctccctctgcctctcacccagcttgtgctctctctcccttgctcactctccccgcaaataaattaataaaatcttaaaaaaaaaaaaggaatggactcATGGATTATTAGTTTAATTAGTTATAAGCCATTTCTGTCATTATGTATTTCGTATTTTTAGAATTCTTATATctgtacaacttttttttttttttaaagattatttatttgagagagtgtgagagggggaaagaggga
This genomic interval from Mustela erminea isolate mMusErm1 chromosome 6, mMusErm1.Pri, whole genome shotgun sequence contains the following:
- the HSD17B6 gene encoding 17-beta-hydroxysteroid dehydrogenase type 6 gives rise to the protein MWLCLAALVGLYFLLRWYRERQVVSHLRDKYVFITGCDSGFGNLLARQLDLRGLRVLAACLTEEGAQQLRGQTSDRLETVILDVTKTESISAATQWVRERVGDRGLWGMVNNAGIFHPHCYIEWLKMETYMEVFKVNLIGLIELTLSMLPLVRRARGRIVNVSSILGRIASFGGIYCSSKYGVEAFSDILRRELQHFGVKISIVEPGYFRTGMTELQRCLEKLKQAWEEVPEHVKEAYGQKFFDAHYNGVKQELLKCSTNLNLVTDCMEHALTSVYPRTRYSAGWDSQFFFIPLSYLPTSLSDYILTRSWPKPAQAV